Part of the Pomacea canaliculata isolate SZHN2017 linkage group LG11, ASM307304v1, whole genome shotgun sequence genome is shown below.
AATTAATTCTCTGAggctgctttcttttttttaaagaaaaattcgaATACATAGATTTTCTGTGACTAGACAGTGTACGTGAGGCTTACTGCAAACATTTCTAACTTGTCtattcctattattattattaaaccgCTGACGTCACCAGGCCAGGTTACGTGTGGTGACGTTCCTTGGAAACGTACTGGAGCATGCGCAGACCAAGCTGTTGATGAAGTCGCAGCAGACGGTGGTGGGTTACGTCGCCGGCGACTGGCCTCGTCTGGAGCGGGTGCTGCGGCAGGCCATCCATTGCACGAGAGACACGTACCCGGCTTTTCTCCAGGTAAACTGTCACAAAACTGCTGCACGACACGGAAAGGTTTCAAGTGGACGAAAGGCTCACCGTTGCCAGACAGCTTAAGTCCTGCTCACAGCAacgttaatttaaaaataaaatttcgcGTGTATATCCATACTTTATACGTTTAGAAGGTTTAtctgacactttaaaaaaatacggTATCGTTTCTTAGGATGCTGCAAACATGAGATTGagacagtttaaaatttttttttttcagagactAAGAGTTTCCGTCATTTCTTCAGTCTTTGAAAACCGCATTGCTGTCATTTCCATTTTCGTGTTCTTGCTTTTGAAGTTGAGGTGAATGACGCTGCTGTATCTGTTTCAGtgtcgttgttgctgttattacaACTGCTAACACTTTTTCCTAGTTACAGTTAATGTCTTGCCGATGTTTAACGCAGACGACATGtcgacaggtggcgctggcaGCGGACAGACTACTCGTCAGGTGTTTCCCCAAAGAAGCGAAGAAGTTTTTGGAGGACATGGCTCACGCTGCCGAGATGTTCgggacgtcacgtgaccatgctGTGCTGTGGGGCTTGACGGGAAATGCTATGACCCAATATGAAGGTCTGTTGTTATGGAGACAGGAAAACTTTCTCCGTTTGGTGCCGCAGTCGTAATATTGAAAAACCTAAAGAAAATTTGGCACCTCCAAACGAAAGCCTATATTTTTACAGCACACTATAAAACTTCAGCCAGTGTGCTGTATTCACATCTTCGACGATATGTGCTCTATCGTCTCTAAAAATCAccgacgtgtataggtggactgctgtctgtctgccgagaccaacgcttagcctcgtGAGAacttctccactgttagtctcggcgagcccgaacaatgaatgtgactaaaccggaagctctgtacacaccagcctcgtgttagtagtaaactggaaaaaaaaatcttcggccagcagtccagtaatgcaagttcgtgctaaaaatgaaagaaatgaaagctcAGGGTGACGAGGACAGACTTCTGGCtgcctgtatttatttttcacattacTTTATCTTCCAGGCACAGACTGGGACGAGGCTCTTGGCCGAGTGAGAGATTCCGTCAGCAAACTGTCAGAAGCAGAGCCTTGTGTACATTACGCGCGCATGCTGTTTGACCTCGGTGTTATTCACCTCCGCCTGGGTCAACATGATGAAGCTTATAGGTATCTTGTCATATAAGGAGCATTGAAATGTACGTGGGCTGCATGTGGGATCGTTGAGAGATTGGCATGTGTGAACAGtcttgctttatttgtttctatctATAGTTGTCAATTTGTACCCAAAATTCTGTCGTACAAACTAGATTAGCGAGACTAAGTGCAACACAAGGCTTTTTATCCAAAATCTTCCAGACTGTATTTGTTCCAGTCACTgatgatagaaaaaaaacctagcaTTACTTAATTTGAGTCAATAGGCACCTGCAATTTTTAATGTTAGGCTACAAACATTCATTTGAGCAGAAAAACACCACTGATGCTGACGTCAACGTTCTAACCTCTTTCTGAACTTGATGTCGGATCATCCTCTCAGGATTATCCTCTTTAACACTACTTAACCGAAAACTAAATGTCATGTGCCCTGTGACATGCCATAGTCCTACCTGTTGACAGGTACTTCAAGATGGCGAGAGGCCTTTCTCCAGACGCTGCTCATGAATCACAGGTGGTGTACTTCCCCATCAGACTTCGCTGCTACCTGTCATTGCCATTAATCTTTAAAGGTGAGCAGACATCAGTACTGCGTGAACTGGAGTATTGGTAGCAATGCTACTGTATCACTAgctatatacatacacatactaTACATATTCACACTatagacatacacatacacacataaaggTTATGACAAAAGTATGTTTACAACAAGGAATACGTGTCATGttacttttgatttttgttattgttttaattatttctttgaatgAGCAGAAGGGGTATCGAGCATTTGAAGACATTGATGTTCACTGGAACCTGTGTTACTGTGTCACATCGTCAGGGACAAGGTCCAGGAATGTTGCGACATTACTTTTTGGGtcctttatgtatgtgtgtatgcctctatgcgtgtgagtgtgtgtgagtcatttgcatatttcttttaaagacattttacttattttgtgtttgcGTCATGTAGATATATCATATGCATAAAGAAATTTGGGAGACCATTATCTTGTCTTGTTAGGTAAACTGACAGAGGCAAAGAATTTGGTGGAAGAAGCTCTGGAGCTATGTTCCCAGCTCACGACCTATCATCCAGACAGAACAACACTAATTAATAACCTTGGTCTCATCTACGAACGCAGTGAGTGTCTGGGTTCTTAACAACCTGTTGTGACAGCAAACAAAGATTCGTGACATGGGGTAGAGAAGGGGGGGCGCATTTTGAAAGGTTCGTGACAGATCTgctgtttaaaatgtgtgacaAGCATGGCGATCAAAAaggttttcttaaaaaaaaaaatagtaatatacTAATCCTACTCGTTAATGCCTTGTCAGTAGAACTCAGGATAAAGTCGATTTTATTATAGAACGGTTAGAAGTTCAGGTAGACCTCTTGGTCTCGTTAATTAAACACTCGatttcatctttcctttcttcctttattcttcACTAGCATCTGAATGTTATTAACTATTTAAAAGGCATTCAGAAGATGGTTGccacgttgaaaaaaaaacgcGATAGAACGAAAAGAGCGAGTGAgcaaatgagaaaagaaattgaATGAAAGTATCTAATGCATACGTGGTGTTTTGTATATCTGGATTAGGCATAGGGTTAACCTCCATTTATCTCACccgtatttatttattgtcaaagATTAGGACAAAGAACTCTAGTCAGCTGTTGATgaacaaatgatgatgatgatgagaacgacggcgatgatgatgattttaaccTAAAGGACATGTAATACTTGTGTTATTCCTATAACAGGCAGTGACAATCAGGACCTGGCGCTGCATTTTTACCGACAATCTCTGCAGGAGAGGAGAGGCCTCCTCAGCGTACCACCTTCAGACCTCGTTCCTTTGATTATCAACGTGGGCATGCAGTACAGCAGGAGAGGAAAATATGGTAAGACatccatcacgtgacctgtaaGGTTTATAGGTGACCCTGGCACCGACTACACTCCTAAGCCTCTTGCAGCCAAATATTGCTCTACCTCAAAAACAATTTCAGATGTACTTACTTTACAAACATAGATAGAGGTTTAAAgttcttttgtcattttaattttcGTAGAAAGTTTTGTgtacttatatttattttgaaggcAGCGTAAAAGATTTACGGTCAATAACTCTACACATTGGACTCCTATTTCAATCCCTACTCCCgaagaatttttctttaaagaacaacccgagtgcaacattttttcatttatgatcgggttaagttcatttaaaaataataattccccaAATATGAGTACagaattctgttttgttttaacgatgtaagccttcaaacatcggcattctcacctgccactaaggattgcatctttcctcttaATTCACCTTCGGTAGAGaacattatttttagaaatacgtCGCTTTCCTCACTTCTTGCTTTCTAGACAAATGCAGGTGTGCTTAATAGAACAACAATAGAATATTTCTCGGGCCTCCTAGTCATAAAGTACGGAATATGTTTTTATGacactttatgctctatttccagcgatttgcACTGAGCACTTTTGTTGTCCTTCAAAAATAAGTTCAGTGATACAAGACTTCTGCATTTTAATATGTCTTAAGCTGTAGGCGGCTAGAGGTAAACATCTATACACTTTTAAAAGTAGTGAACGGTTTTAGCTTCTTTGTTACTTCATAATGACTCCCTTTGACCGATGATCCTCAGGAAGTGgacataaacaaagaaaaatctctcCTTCATACCTgtctttcaatattttctaaaaCTACATCTGTTTCTTTAACAACACAATTTTACTAATATATTTATTGTTCAttgatgtatgtttatgtgtctgtgtgtgcgatTACATGTTCGGGTTTGTCTGTATGCACTCGTCTGCGTGCGTGACGGCTTGTGTTGCATGCATAATTCTAGTCGATGCAGAGGTCCACCTTCAAGATGCATTGGAGATTCGGAAACAGTGTGGATGGCTGCACTACGACACAGCTTTAACCCTAAAGAACCTCGCACGAGTCTGCATCTTGAGGTGACTATCAACACTTCTATTAAAAGTCGTTTCCAGTGGTTTATGTACAGTCTTTAAGTGTTAAAACTCCTTACGGTGTTAACACAAAATACTAAGACgtgtacagtttttattttaattttttattgtcagctttgttctttttttcacccgtagtctctttttatttagttatgtatgcttcttttttctttttatcttaatttttattaacaTCGAGTAGTCGACGAGATTGATGTCGGAACTTATTGATGAAACTCATTTTAACACAGACAAGACTTCCAGAAGTGCGGCGGACTATCTGCTGAAGTCCAGGAGCATCCTAGCAAAGTGCACTCCTCAGCATGAACAGCGCGGTCACGTGTCACTGTTCTTGGCCCATGTGTACGTCACACCGCCCCTCTATGACGCCGGCCAGGTGAGTCGCTACCTGCAGGAGGTCCTGGAGGTGCTTGATGTCAGGCAGCAGAGCCGCAGCTCGTCAGGCACGTTGATGGTGTTGTCATGTGCGGAGCATTGCATGCAGCTGGGCGGCTGGCGTTGGAGCGAGGTGGACCCCTACCTGAAGGTGGTTGAACAGGTGGGTCATGTATGGgtgtaagtctgtgtgtgtacgtgtgtatagGTGTATTTCACTGTATGTGGGCGTATGTTTGCTGTGTATTGTGTATTTGCTTGCTGTTTGCTCTGTGCGTGATGggagagagtaagagagagagtaagaaatTAATTCTGAATTTGTACATAGTGGCATATGTATaagaataaatacaaatataatttttgtggtAATATATGATATCCAAATATTATTTAGGGCTGACAGAAATGCAAGGCTTAGAAACGCCTGTAATATGCACCTGGTGAAAGAAGAGATGTACGAGAAGTGCACAAAACTTGTAAAtcctcttattttctttcattgtctCCCCTGTACTGTCTATTCTTTGTAGCTGCTGAAGCAGTTTGAAGGCGACCTGTCTCCACAGCTCAAGGAGCACCAagtcatttttgaaaaagtcaAGAAACTAGAAGGACAAGGGGACACCATCAAAGCCGAGCAGCTGGAGGAACTGACGTCACACGTGGTGTCCGCCTGTCATTTTTGCAACATATTTTACGACGATAAAGACTTCAGAGAACTGTGGAGACGAGTGGAGATGAACATAGATGACTAAAGCAAAGTCTGTGTGGACACCGAAGACTCGCCTGCCAGGTGTGGACATCCAGTCCCCTCTGCTGAGCTTTGAgatgtgctttttaaaaaattggttAAAGGAAAGGAATAAATGGCGGTGGGGCTAATAAGGTAGCCACATGACTGCACATCGTCTGCTATACTTTGTCGATATGTGGTGCAGTCTTTCGGAGAAGTCTCCATAACAATCAACCCTGACCTTAAACCTAACTACGAATAAGTAATCTTTCCAAATACGTGTGACTGACTGGACAGCTGTTGTCCAGCACGGCCTGATTATAGCATCCAGGTTGAAAACATAATTCAATGTGTCTTATACTTTTGTTTCACTAGGAGTTAGAGATCAAGAAGTAAACGcctattttaataattaattatgatTCATGTGGCAGTGTGCAACGTTCTGAATTTGTg
Proteins encoded:
- the LOC112575016 gene encoding uncharacterized protein LOC112575016 isoform X2, which translates into the protein MEMAEEKDTDEQVRELARLLQAGDFSQVALQAVMDCRQQQEDDTKNAGRMQTVLYMLTHYCPQTQEVTGSLRQNVESLLLSPTTRLSHVVTDDPARLRVVTFLGNVLEHAQTKLLMKSQQTVVGYVAGDWPRLERVLRQAIHCTRDTYPAFLQVALAADRLLVRCFPKEAKKFLEDMAHAAEMFGTSRDHAVLWGLTGNAMTQYEGTDWDEALGRVRDSVSKLSEAEPCVHYARMLFDLGVIHLRLGQHDEAYRYFKMARGLSPDAAHESQVVYFPIRLRCYLSLPLIFKGKLTEAKNLVEEALELCSQLTTYHPDRTTLINNLGLIYERSSDNQDLALHFYRQSLQERRGLLSVPPSDLVPLIINVGMQYSRRGKYVDAEVHLQDALEIRKQCGWLHYDTALTLKNLARVCILRQDFQKCGGLSAEVQEHPSKVHSSA
- the LOC112575016 gene encoding uncharacterized protein LOC112575016 isoform X3; the protein is MEMAEENTDEQVRELARLLQAGDFSQVALQAVMDCRQQQEDDTKNAGRMQTVLYMLTHYCPQTQEVTGSLRQNVESLLLSPTTRLSHVVTDDPARLRVVTFLGNVLEHAQTKLLMKSQQTVVGYVAGDWPRLERVLRQAIHCTRDTYPAFLQVALAADRLLVRCFPKEAKKFLEDMAHAAEMFGTSRDHAVLWGLTGNAMTQYEGTDWDEALGRVRDSVSKLSEAEPCVHYARMLFDLGVIHLRLGQHDEAYRYFKMARGLSPDAAHESQVVYFPIRLRCYLSLPLIFKGKLTEAKNLVEEALELCSQLTTYHPDRTTLINNLGLIYERSSDNQDLALHFYRQSLQERRGLLSVPPSDLVPLIINVGMQYSRRGKYVDAEVHLQDALEIRKQCGWLHYDTALTLKNLARVCILRQDFQKCGGLSAEVQEHPSKVHSSA